A window of the Macaca nemestrina isolate mMacNem1 chromosome X, mMacNem.hap1, whole genome shotgun sequence genome harbors these coding sequences:
- the LOC105468399 gene encoding regulator of nonsense transcripts 3B isoform X2, whose translation MKEEKEHRPKEKRVTLLTPAGATGSGGGTSGDSSKGEDKQDRNKEKKEALSKVVIRRLPPTLTKEQLQEHLQPMPEHDYFEFFSNDTSLYPHMYARAYINFKNQEDIILFRDRFDGYVFLDNKGQEYPAIVEFAPFQKAAKKKTKKRDTKVGTIDDDPEYRKFLESYATDNEKMTSTPETLLEEIEAKNRELIAKKTTPLLSFLKNKQRMREEKREERRRREIERKRQREEERRKWKEEEKRKRKDIEKLKKIDRIPERDKLKDEPKIKLLKKPEKGDEKELDKREKAKNLDKENLSDERASGQSCTLPKRSDSEPKDEKPKRPEDESGRDYREREREYERDQERILRERERLKRQEEERRRQKERYEKEKTFKRKEEEMKKEKDTLRDKGKKAESTESIGSSEKTEKKEEVVKRDRIRNKDRPAMQLYQPGARSRNRLCPPDDSTKSGDSAAERKQDRPGMQSYHPGAQSHYQHYFPDDSTNYRYSPVEEKQDCPWMQRYHQGARGRGRLWHPVDKSRDSAVERNQDHPRMQRYHPGARSQGRLWHPDDKSGDSAVERKQESGISHRKEEERPGVVAHACNPSILGGQDGWIT comes from the exons GTGGTAATTCGAAGATTACCTCCCACTTTGACCAAGGAGCAGCTTCAGGAACATCTTCAACCTATGCCTGAGCAtgattattttgagtttttttctaatgatacgag TTTGTATCCTCATATGTATGCCAGAGCATACATCAACTTTAAAAACCAAGAGGACATTATTTTGTTCAGGGATCGCTTTGATGGTTATGTATTCCTTGACAATAAAG gtCAGGAATATCCCGCTATAGTAGAATTTGCACCTTTTCAAAAAGCTGCAAAAAAGAAGACTAAGAAAAGAGATACCAAAGTCGGGACTATCGATGATG ATCCAGAATATAGAAAGTTTTTGGAAAGTTATGCCACAGATAACGAGAAAATGACATCTACTCCGGAGACACTGCTAGAGGAAATAGAAGCAAAAAATAGAGAATTAATAG CTAAAAAGACAACCCCACTTTTGAGCTTCCTGAAAAACAAGCAG agaatgagagaagaaaagagagaagaaagaaggaggagagaaatagaaagaaaaagacaaagagaagaagagaggaggaaatggaaagaagaagagaaacgAAAAAGGAAAGATATAGAAAAGTTAAAGAAGATAGACAGAATTCCAGAAAGGGACAAATTAAAGGATGAACCAAAGATTAAG ctgctcaagaagccagaaaaaggagatgaaaaagaattggacaaaagagaaaaagccaaGAACTTGGACAAAGAGAATCTCAGTGATGAAAGAGCCAGTGGGCAAAGTTGTACTTTGCCCAAGCGTTCTGATAGTGAACCTAAAGATGAAAAACCAAAGAG ACCTGAAGATGAGAGTGGCAGAGACTACAGGGAGAGAGAACGGGAATATGAACGAGATCAGGAGCGCATTCTTCGAGAAAGAGAGAGGCTGAAGCGGCAAGAAGAAGAGCGCCGTAGGCAGAAGGAGCGCTATGAGAAAGAGAAGACttttaagagaaaagaagaagaaatgaaaaaagagaaagacacacTTCGGGATAAAGGAAAGAAGGCTGAAAGTACAGAATCAATAGGCAGCtcagaaaaaactgaaaagaaagaagaagtggTCAAGAGAGATCGAATAAGAAACAAG GATCGTCCAGCGATGCAGCTTTATCAACCAGGAGCTCGAAGCCGAAATCGACTCTGTCCCCCTGATGACAGCACCAAGTCTGGAGATTCAGCAGCAGAAAGGAAG CAGGATCGTCCAGGGATGCAGTCTTACCATCCAGGAGCTCAAAGCCACTATCAACACTATTTTCCTGATGACAGCACCAACTATAGATACTCACCAGTAGAAGAAAAG CAGGATTGTCCATGGATGCAGCGTTACCATCAAGGAGCTCGAGGCCGAGGTCGACTCTGGCACCCTGTTGACAAGTCTAGAGATTCAGCAGTAGAAAGAAAC CAGGATCATCCACGGATGCAGCGTTACCATCCAGGAGCTCGAAGCCAAGGTCGACTCTGGCACCCTGATGACAAGTCTGGAGATTCAGCAgtagaaagaaagcaggaaagtggtattagccatagaaaagaagaggagaggccgggcgtggtggctcacgcctgtaatcccagcattttgggaggccaagatgggtggatcacctga
- the LOC105468399 gene encoding regulator of nonsense transcripts 3B isoform X1 → MKEEKEHRPKEKRVTLLTPAGATGSGGGTSGDSSKGEDKQDRNKEKKEALSKVVIRRLPPTLTKEQLQEHLQPMPEHDYFEFFSNDTSLYPHMYARAYINFKNQEDIILFRDRFDGYVFLDNKGQEYPAIVEFAPFQKAAKKKTKKRDTKVGTIDDDPEYRKFLESYATDNEKMTSTPETLLEEIEAKNRELIAKKTTPLLSFLKNKQRMREEKREERRRREIERKRQREEERRKWKEEEKRKRKDIEKLKKIDRIPERDKLKDEPKIKVHRFLLQAVNQKNLLKKPEKGDEKELDKREKAKNLDKENLSDERASGQSCTLPKRSDSEPKDEKPKRPEDESGRDYREREREYERDQERILRERERLKRQEEERRRQKERYEKEKTFKRKEEEMKKEKDTLRDKGKKAESTESIGSSEKTEKKEEVVKRDRIRNKDRPAMQLYQPGARSRNRLCPPDDSTKSGDSAAERKQDRPGMQSYHPGAQSHYQHYFPDDSTNYRYSPVEEKQDCPWMQRYHQGARGRGRLWHPVDKSRDSAVERNQDHPRMQRYHPGARSQGRLWHPDDKSGDSAVERKQESGISHRKEEERPGVVAHACNPSILGGQDGWIT, encoded by the exons GTGGTAATTCGAAGATTACCTCCCACTTTGACCAAGGAGCAGCTTCAGGAACATCTTCAACCTATGCCTGAGCAtgattattttgagtttttttctaatgatacgag TTTGTATCCTCATATGTATGCCAGAGCATACATCAACTTTAAAAACCAAGAGGACATTATTTTGTTCAGGGATCGCTTTGATGGTTATGTATTCCTTGACAATAAAG gtCAGGAATATCCCGCTATAGTAGAATTTGCACCTTTTCAAAAAGCTGCAAAAAAGAAGACTAAGAAAAGAGATACCAAAGTCGGGACTATCGATGATG ATCCAGAATATAGAAAGTTTTTGGAAAGTTATGCCACAGATAACGAGAAAATGACATCTACTCCGGAGACACTGCTAGAGGAAATAGAAGCAAAAAATAGAGAATTAATAG CTAAAAAGACAACCCCACTTTTGAGCTTCCTGAAAAACAAGCAG agaatgagagaagaaaagagagaagaaagaaggaggagagaaatagaaagaaaaagacaaagagaagaagagaggaggaaatggaaagaagaagagaaacgAAAAAGGAAAGATATAGAAAAGTTAAAGAAGATAGACAGAATTCCAGAAAGGGACAAATTAAAGGATGAACCAAAGATTAAG GTACACAGGTTTCTGTTACAAGCTGTGAATCAGAAAAAT ctgctcaagaagccagaaaaaggagatgaaaaagaattggacaaaagagaaaaagccaaGAACTTGGACAAAGAGAATCTCAGTGATGAAAGAGCCAGTGGGCAAAGTTGTACTTTGCCCAAGCGTTCTGATAGTGAACCTAAAGATGAAAAACCAAAGAG ACCTGAAGATGAGAGTGGCAGAGACTACAGGGAGAGAGAACGGGAATATGAACGAGATCAGGAGCGCATTCTTCGAGAAAGAGAGAGGCTGAAGCGGCAAGAAGAAGAGCGCCGTAGGCAGAAGGAGCGCTATGAGAAAGAGAAGACttttaagagaaaagaagaagaaatgaaaaaagagaaagacacacTTCGGGATAAAGGAAAGAAGGCTGAAAGTACAGAATCAATAGGCAGCtcagaaaaaactgaaaagaaagaagaagtggTCAAGAGAGATCGAATAAGAAACAAG GATCGTCCAGCGATGCAGCTTTATCAACCAGGAGCTCGAAGCCGAAATCGACTCTGTCCCCCTGATGACAGCACCAAGTCTGGAGATTCAGCAGCAGAAAGGAAG CAGGATCGTCCAGGGATGCAGTCTTACCATCCAGGAGCTCAAAGCCACTATCAACACTATTTTCCTGATGACAGCACCAACTATAGATACTCACCAGTAGAAGAAAAG CAGGATTGTCCATGGATGCAGCGTTACCATCAAGGAGCTCGAGGCCGAGGTCGACTCTGGCACCCTGTTGACAAGTCTAGAGATTCAGCAGTAGAAAGAAAC CAGGATCATCCACGGATGCAGCGTTACCATCCAGGAGCTCGAAGCCAAGGTCGACTCTGGCACCCTGATGACAAGTCTGGAGATTCAGCAgtagaaagaaagcaggaaagtggtattagccatagaaaagaagaggagaggccgggcgtggtggctcacgcctgtaatcccagcattttgggaggccaagatgggtggatcacctga
- the LOC105468399 gene encoding regulator of nonsense transcripts 3B isoform X3, with translation MKEEKEHRPKEKRVTLLTPAGATGSGGGTSGDSSKGEDKQDRNKEKKEALSKVVIRRLPPTLTKEQLQEHLQPMPEHDYFEFFSNDTSLYPHMYARAYINFKNQEDIILFRDRFDGYVFLDNKDPEYRKFLESYATDNEKMTSTPETLLEEIEAKNRELIAKKTTPLLSFLKNKQRMREEKREERRRREIERKRQREEERRKWKEEEKRKRKDIEKLKKIDRIPERDKLKDEPKIKVHRFLLQAVNQKNLLKKPEKGDEKELDKREKAKNLDKENLSDERASGQSCTLPKRSDSEPKDEKPKRPEDESGRDYREREREYERDQERILRERERLKRQEEERRRQKERYEKEKTFKRKEEEMKKEKDTLRDKGKKAESTESIGSSEKTEKKEEVVKRDRIRNKDRPAMQLYQPGARSRNRLCPPDDSTKSGDSAAERKQDRPGMQSYHPGAQSHYQHYFPDDSTNYRYSPVEEKQDCPWMQRYHQGARGRGRLWHPVDKSRDSAVERNQDHPRMQRYHPGARSQGRLWHPDDKSGDSAVERKQESGISHRKEEERPGVVAHACNPSILGGQDGWIT, from the exons GTGGTAATTCGAAGATTACCTCCCACTTTGACCAAGGAGCAGCTTCAGGAACATCTTCAACCTATGCCTGAGCAtgattattttgagtttttttctaatgatacgag TTTGTATCCTCATATGTATGCCAGAGCATACATCAACTTTAAAAACCAAGAGGACATTATTTTGTTCAGGGATCGCTTTGATGGTTATGTATTCCTTGACAATAAAG ATCCAGAATATAGAAAGTTTTTGGAAAGTTATGCCACAGATAACGAGAAAATGACATCTACTCCGGAGACACTGCTAGAGGAAATAGAAGCAAAAAATAGAGAATTAATAG CTAAAAAGACAACCCCACTTTTGAGCTTCCTGAAAAACAAGCAG agaatgagagaagaaaagagagaagaaagaaggaggagagaaatagaaagaaaaagacaaagagaagaagagaggaggaaatggaaagaagaagagaaacgAAAAAGGAAAGATATAGAAAAGTTAAAGAAGATAGACAGAATTCCAGAAAGGGACAAATTAAAGGATGAACCAAAGATTAAG GTACACAGGTTTCTGTTACAAGCTGTGAATCAGAAAAAT ctgctcaagaagccagaaaaaggagatgaaaaagaattggacaaaagagaaaaagccaaGAACTTGGACAAAGAGAATCTCAGTGATGAAAGAGCCAGTGGGCAAAGTTGTACTTTGCCCAAGCGTTCTGATAGTGAACCTAAAGATGAAAAACCAAAGAG ACCTGAAGATGAGAGTGGCAGAGACTACAGGGAGAGAGAACGGGAATATGAACGAGATCAGGAGCGCATTCTTCGAGAAAGAGAGAGGCTGAAGCGGCAAGAAGAAGAGCGCCGTAGGCAGAAGGAGCGCTATGAGAAAGAGAAGACttttaagagaaaagaagaagaaatgaaaaaagagaaagacacacTTCGGGATAAAGGAAAGAAGGCTGAAAGTACAGAATCAATAGGCAGCtcagaaaaaactgaaaagaaagaagaagtggTCAAGAGAGATCGAATAAGAAACAAG GATCGTCCAGCGATGCAGCTTTATCAACCAGGAGCTCGAAGCCGAAATCGACTCTGTCCCCCTGATGACAGCACCAAGTCTGGAGATTCAGCAGCAGAAAGGAAG CAGGATCGTCCAGGGATGCAGTCTTACCATCCAGGAGCTCAAAGCCACTATCAACACTATTTTCCTGATGACAGCACCAACTATAGATACTCACCAGTAGAAGAAAAG CAGGATTGTCCATGGATGCAGCGTTACCATCAAGGAGCTCGAGGCCGAGGTCGACTCTGGCACCCTGTTGACAAGTCTAGAGATTCAGCAGTAGAAAGAAAC CAGGATCATCCACGGATGCAGCGTTACCATCCAGGAGCTCGAAGCCAAGGTCGACTCTGGCACCCTGATGACAAGTCTGGAGATTCAGCAgtagaaagaaagcaggaaagtggtattagccatagaaaagaagaggagaggccgggcgtggtggctcacgcctgtaatcccagcattttgggaggccaagatgggtggatcacctga